The Melioribacteraceae bacterium 4301-Me genome contains the following window.
TAATATCACCCAAAATTTACGAATCCTCGTAGAGGATTAATAAATGATGTCATTTAATTATCAATGATTTAGATGAGATTCAAAATAAATCCTCTACGAGGATTTACGCAAAGATTTAGTGGTGTTTTCACAATAATAAGACCTCCACGAGGTCAATAAAAAAATCTATAGAATATAAAAGAACATCGTAGATGTTCAATTATTGTAGAATGGTAATATCACCTAAAATTTACGAATCCTCGTAGAGGATTAATAAATGATGTCATTTTATTATTAATGATTTAGGCGAGATTCAAAATAAATCCTCTTACAAGGATTTACGCAAAGATTTAGTGGTGTTTTTACAATAATAAGACCTCTACAAGGTTAATAATAATAAAATTTGCAGAATGGTAAAAGAACATCGTAGATGTTCAATTATTGTAGAATGATAATATCCGCAAGAGTTAACGAATCCTCGTAGAGGATTAATAAATGATGTCATTTTATTATTATAATTTAGGCGAGATTCAAAATAAATCCTCTACGAGGATTTACGCAAAGATTTAGTGGTGTTTTTACAATAATAAGACCTCTACGAGGTCAATAAAAAAATCTATAGAATATAAAAGAACATCGTAGATGTTCAATTATTGTAGTAGTAGAATGATAAAATCCATAAGGATTTGTACAAGATTTTAAGGGTATTTTTTTCACAATAATAAGACCTCTACAAGGTTAATAATAATAAAATTTGCAGAATGGTAAAAGAACATCGTAGATGTTCAATTATTGTAGAATGATAATATCCGCAAGAGTTAACGAATCCTCGTAGAGGATTAATAAAGGGTGTAGAACAAGGATTTAAAAAAAATTTTGTATGTTGTTTATAAAAATTAGAACATCTACAACATCAATTGAAAACCTCATAGAGGCTCAATTATTTGTAGATTTAATTACAATGTCAATCCAAAACCTCGTAGAGGTTTTAATTATTGTAGAATGGTAATATCACCCAAAATTTATGAATCCTTGTAGAGGATTAATAAGGAATTCATATGTACACTAAAAAAAATATTTTTCGATTAATTTTAATAATAACTCCCTTTTCCCTTCTTTTTCTTTTAGAAATGGCATTAAGAATATCAGGCTACGAAAACGAATTGCAGATTGTTTCAACCATAAAAAGGAACGGCAAAAGTTATTACACAATGAACCAACTTGTAGGTAAAAGATATTTTGGCAAAGATCGTTTTTATTACAGAAAAGGCACACACGATTTTTTTGAAGTCAATAAATCGCCGAATACAATTAGAGTCTTTTGTTTCGGTGCATCAACAACAGCAGGCTTTCCGTATGAATATAATGCAACACCAGCAGAATTTTTGAGAGAAAGACTTTCCGCAGCTTTCCCAGATAAAAATATTGAGGTGATTAACACTGCTATTGATGCTACTAATAGCTTTACAGTTGTTGAGTTCGCTAAAGAACTTGTTAATTACGAACCGGACCTTTTTGTTGTTTACATGGGACAAAATGAATTTTACGGCGTTTACGGAGTTGGTTCAACTATATCTGTTGGAAAGAGTCGATGGTTAATTAAGACAAACCTGTGGCTGCAGAACTTTAAGACTTTTCTTCTCATAAAAAATTTTATCAGATGGATTACTGAATTTGTTTCCAAATCAAGAGCTGACGATAACAAAATTCTAATGGAACAAATGGCAGAGAATAATTCAATTATATATGGTGATGAGGATTATAGGATCGCAAAAGAAAATTTCACAAAAAATTACGAAGAGATAATTGAAATTGCCAAAGAAAATAACGTTCCTTTAATTGTATCTACTTTAGTCACTAATGAGAAAGACCTATTCCCATTTGTTACTATGTATTCAAATAATATAGACACTATAAGAAAAAATAAATGCAAAGAATATTATAGACTTGGTCTCGTTTCTAAGGCAAATAAAGACTATAAAACAGCTTTAGATTATTTTAAGAAGTCTATCGAAATTGATTCTTTGCCTGCTAATGTTCACTTTGAACTTGGTAAAATTTATTTAGAACTGGGGGATAATAAAAATGCTCTAAGTGAGTTTACAAAAGCAGTTGATTTTGACGGATTAAAATTCAGAGCACCCTCAGAATTTAATACCATAGTTAAAAAACTTTCTATTAAGTACAATCTACCTTTAGCGGATGTGAATAAAATGTTTCGCCAGCATTCCAAAGATGGAATAATAGGTGATGAATTGCTGGTTGATCACATCCATCCGAACATTAAAGGATATTTCCTTCTGGCAAAATCTTGGTTTGAAGCAATAAAAGAAAATAATCTTCTTGGAAAAGATTTTAAGCGTGACGAAAATGATAGTTTGTTATGGGAAAATATACCTGTAACAGAACTTGATAGTGTGATTGGAGAATTCAAAATACGGCTGTTGCGAAGCAGACCACCTTTTCAAGAGCGCGATCAAAATTTAATAATTCAACCCAAAAATTTTATTGAACAACAGGCATACCTTTATTCTGTAGAACATCAAATATCATGGGGGTTAGCACACCTTAATGTTGAAAAAGAATATCTGTTAAATAAAAATTATGAAAAAGCAGCTAAAGAATTAAAGGCCATTCTTGTGACTGACGATAAGAACTCTACTATATCTATTATGCTGGGGGATATTTATTTACAGACTGAGGACTATCAAAACGCAGAAAGGTATTATTTAGCTGATACTATGTTTTTCGATAATCAGCTTTCCCTGTATAAAATGGGTATTGTTGAAATTAATCTCGGGAAATACGACCAAGCTATAGAATACTTAAATCGGAGCCTTTTTTTATATCAATATCAACAATTCTTAAGACCATCTCAAATTGAAGATGTCCATTTTAATTTGGCATTTTGTTACAGCAAGTTGAATAAGTATGATAAAGCTGTAGATGAACTCAAGATAATATTGAAAAGTGACCCTAAAAATCAAAAGGCAAAACAGTTATTGAAAAGTATAGAAGCATCATTTAAGGATAAGCAAGGATAAGTCGCCTTTAATAGAATATCGATAGCATAGACCAATTGGTCAACTAACAATTTATGGAGAAATAATAAATGCAATGAAAAGATGACAATTAAAAAATTGCAGAGCTTTCAGTTATTGTAGAGTTTGTTCACAGCATCAATTAAAAACTTTATAGATTGTAGAAGATTAATAAGAGGAGGAAGTATGAAACCAGGCGTGTTTACCCAAATATATATTCAAATAGT
Protein-coding sequences here:
- a CDS encoding tetratricopeptide repeat protein gives rise to the protein MYTKKNIFRLILIITPFSLLFLLEMALRISGYENELQIVSTIKRNGKSYYTMNQLVGKRYFGKDRFYYRKGTHDFFEVNKSPNTIRVFCFGASTTAGFPYEYNATPAEFLRERLSAAFPDKNIEVINTAIDATNSFTVVEFAKELVNYEPDLFVVYMGQNEFYGVYGVGSTISVGKSRWLIKTNLWLQNFKTFLLIKNFIRWITEFVSKSRADDNKILMEQMAENNSIIYGDEDYRIAKENFTKNYEEIIEIAKENNVPLIVSTLVTNEKDLFPFVTMYSNNIDTIRKNKCKEYYRLGLVSKANKDYKTALDYFKKSIEIDSLPANVHFELGKIYLELGDNKNALSEFTKAVDFDGLKFRAPSEFNTIVKKLSIKYNLPLADVNKMFRQHSKDGIIGDELLVDHIHPNIKGYFLLAKSWFEAIKENNLLGKDFKRDENDSLLWENIPVTELDSVIGEFKIRLLRSRPPFQERDQNLIIQPKNFIEQQAYLYSVEHQISWGLAHLNVEKEYLLNKNYEKAAKELKAILVTDDKNSTISIMLGDIYLQTEDYQNAERYYLADTMFFDNQLSLYKMGIVEINLGKYDQAIEYLNRSLFLYQYQQFLRPSQIEDVHFNLAFCYSKLNKYDKAVDELKIILKSDPKNQKAKQLLKSIEASFKDKQG